One stretch of Zingiber officinale cultivar Zhangliang chromosome 6B, Zo_v1.1, whole genome shotgun sequence DNA includes these proteins:
- the LOC121991492 gene encoding uncharacterized protein LOC121991492, producing MAESDSPLQLSCSLPAQILRSPSSLIPRKVSSNFLLHKAICFSLVVALLSILPSQAATRSILATAWEILHLLFLGVAISYGLFSHRNADFDAVKETATALKAKGSVSYCSNMFHLSSVFEDGDGDGDDDELYYLHGSLDETKTQVWSSQYQRNDPVVVVADESAGSRPLFLPVRSLKSHLHDLDSAPEMENAEPLDSTNAQGEIFEMEMEMEEEEGSSKATRVFPPPPPPLSPSSPDDLSNISKISSFRSYKKRGKPPPAPPPPPPFPCYGFPSTAEKKITKQSFKDELKDLSRRVRKSGRINTDIVFDLFQSATKPGGSSVPRSCRTTGAKDVKGTAAEDAPKIDTEKAVIAPPSDSGKEEEEEVEASVMVEKSSQFGGGDGNEVDKKADEFIAKFRKQITLQRLEAARQAAK from the coding sequence ATGGCAGAGTCCGACTCCCCTCTGCAACTCTCCTGCAGCCTCCCTGCTCAAATTCTGAGATCACCGTCGTCCCTTATCCCGAGAAAAGTTTCATCTAATTTCCTCCTCCACAAAGCCATCTGCTTCTCCCTCGTCGTCGCGCTCCTCTCCATCCTCCCGTCTCAGGCCGCCACCAGAAGCATTCTCGCAACGGCATGGGAGATCCTCCACCTTCTCTTCCTCGGCGTCGCCATATCCTACGGCCTCTTCAGCCACCGGAATGCCGACTTCGATGCCGTGAAAGAGACCGCCACCGCGCTGAAAGCAAAGGGCTCCGTGTCGTATTGCTCCAATATGTTCCATCTTTCGTCTGTGTTCGAGGATGGCGATGGGGACGGCGATGACGACGAGCTCTATTACCTCCATGGCTCTCTCGACGAAACCAAGACGCAAGTGTGGAGTTCCCAGTACCAGAGAAATGACCCGGTGGTGGTTGTCGCTGACGAGAGCGCCGGCAGCAGGCCTCTTTTCTTGCCGGTCCGGAGCTTGAAATCGCACCTCCATGACTTGGATTCAGCGCCAGAAATGGAAAATGCAGAGCCTTTAGATTCCACGAATGCGCAAGGTGAGATTTTTgagatggagatggagatggagGAGGAAGAGGGCTCGAGCAAAGCCACAAGGGTCTTCCCACCACCGCCGCCTCCTCTCTCGCCTTCTTCCCCGGATGATCTCTCAAACATCTCAAAGATTTCATCTTTCCGCTCCTACAAGAAGAGGGGCAAGCCACCCCCTGCGCCGCCACCTCCGCCGCCATTTCCTTGCTATGGATTCCCTTCCACCGCAGAGAAGAAGATCACCAAGCAAAGTTTCAAAGACGAACTCAAGGACTTGAGCAGGAGGGTGCGGAAAAGCGGCCGCATTAACACCGACATAGTCTTCGACCTCTTCCAATCGGCGACAAAGCCTGGTGGTTCTTCCGTTCCAAGATCTTGCAGAACGACTGGAGCCAAGGACGTAAAGGGGACAGCGGCGGAGGATGCCCCAAAGATTGATACAGAGAAGGCCGTAATTGCTCCCCCTTCTGATTCtggcaaggaggaggaggaggaggtggaggcaTCGGTGATGGTAGAAAAAAGCTCGCAATTTGGAGGAGGAGACGGGAACGAAGTGGACAAGAAGGCCGACGAGTTCATAGCCAAGTTTAGAAAGCAGATTACGCTGCAGAGATTGGAAGCGGCTCGTCAAGCAGCCAAGTAG
- the LOC121990627 gene encoding uncharacterized protein LOC121990627, which yields MATGWLRSLHCKSNSVDDVVYSRTPSSCSSLARKPLLSSVSCGQASHAVRDVIPSSPPKPKAKRSMAKTKAKQRPARPPPSPATGPRAAAVPFPTLEDLPAGQSSRRVVEIIFSSSWSSSSCGGSGAAFPGEIEMLFRVHNPARAVARFEECRAAARARADDVRCAADGNEMLRFHCGGGGGAGGVVYDAGVVRSSVWSGGKKVEGVRTFSGSGRAHASGGGSAGRRGMLVCRVVAGRVRAEPENELEAESVSLTCGELVVFDHRAVLPCFLIIYKF from the coding sequence ATGGCCACGGGGTGGTTGCGCTCCCTGCATTGCAAGTCTAACTCCGTCGACGACGTGGTTTACTCCCGGACGCCGTCGTCGTGTTCGTCTTTGGCCAGGAAGCCGCTCCTCTCCTCCGTCTCCTGCGGCCAAGCCTCTCACGCCGTCAGGGACGTCATCCCCTCGTCGCCGCCGAAGCCGAAGGCCAAGAGGTCGATGGCGAAGACCAAGGCTAAGCAGAGGCCTGCCCGCCCGCCGCCCTCGCCGGCGACGGGGCCGCGCGCCGCCGCGGTGCCCTTCCCGACGCTCGAGGATCTCCCCGCCGGCCAATCGTCCCGCCGCGTGGTCGAGATCATCTTTTCCTCCAGCTGGTCCTCCTCCTCCTGCGGCGGCAGCGGCGCCGCCTTCCCGGGGGAGATCGAGATGCTGTTCCGGGTCCACAACCCGGCGCGGGCGGTGGCCCGGTTCGAGGAGTGCCGCGCGGCGGCACGAGCACGAGCCGACGACGTACGCTGCGCAGCTGACGGGAACGAGATGCTGCGCTTTcactgcggcggcggcggcggcgccggTGGAGTGGTCTATGACGCCGGCGTGGTGCGCAGCTCGGTGTGGTCAGGGGGGAAGAAGGTGGAGGGCGTGAGGACCTTCTCCGGGAGCGGAAGAGCGCATGCTAGCGGGGGTGGCTCGGCCGGGCGGCGTGGGATGCTGGTGTGCCGAGTGGTCGCCGGCCGGGTCAGGGCCGAGCCAGAAAACGAGTTGGAGGCCGAATCGGTCAGCCTCACTTGCGGGGAGCTCGTGGTATTTGATCACCGTGCGGTGCTCCCTTGCTTCCTCATCATCTACAAATTCTAA